The Verrucomicrobium spinosum DSM 4136 = JCM 18804 DNA segment TGTTTCCCATGATGGGAAAAAGGAACCGCCACCGCGAGGTGCCCGATTCAGTCATAGCAAGCTGTCTGCCCCGCGGAGGGCCTCCATGTAAGGAGTCGTTCGTCAGTGAAGGGGGGATGTCAGCTTCAATGAAACAACTCTATGAACGACATGAAGACTTTGATGCCCACATGCATTGCGCTGGCGGCGTTCTCGTTTGCGGCAGTGTCCCAATCGGCCAGGGCCGAAGACAAGGTGATCGACAAAGGACGAAGGCTCGCGGAGAAGCTCCTGGACGCCACCTCAGAAAAGGATCGTGATCGTGATCGTGACCGCTCCCGCGACAAAGACAATGATCGTGACCGGGATCATCGCGACCGCGATAGGGATGGCTACTATTCCCGCCCAGCCAGTACGTTCGTGGTCACGCTCGGAAACGGCTATGCCGGCCGCGGCTACTACTACGGCCCGCCCAATGCAGGTTACTACTATGAGCGCTCGGGGGTGCGGTTTTACCGTGACCGGGATGCCGTGCCGCGCCAGTACTGGCGCAGTGAGTGGCGTGAGCCCGCGGCAAGTGAGAACTACAGCCGGACGGAAGCATCCGTCCAGCGGGCGCTGGCACAGCGTGGGTACTATCGTGGACCCATCGACGGTGACATGGGCCCTGGCTCCCGTGCCGCTGTGGCCCGCTATCAGGCGGACAAGGGCATGAAACCCACAGGCGCAATCAATGACAGCTTGTTGAGGTCGCTGGGGCTGTAACGTTCGGTGACGCCAGCTGAGCCGTCCTGTGATTTAAGTGATCAGTTGGAAGGAGTGGTGGTGCCCTGTTCCGGGCGGACAAGTGTCCCCGGAGCAGGGCTTTCTGTTTTGAGCCGCGATGACATCTGGGGAAGCAAACATCGCGATTGCGGCACGTTATGGCCAACTTTGCGCCTAGCACGGCAGGACCGGCACTGCGCCCTAAACCGATTCATGGGCAACAGACTTCCTGACTCCCATGAAAACGCTGATTCCTGGTTCCCTATCTCTTCTGGTGTTTGCTTTGGCAATGGCCCTGCCCGCTTCTGTGGAAGCAAAGGATAAAGACAAGGAGCGCCGCAAAGCGGAAAAGTACTACCACTCCAAGTACTCCCACAAGCACAACAAGTACCACCACGATGACCGGTATGTGTACCTGTCCCGCCCCCGGTCCTCCTTTGTGATCACCTTGGGCACCGGCTATGCCGGCCGCGGCTACTACTATGGACCGCCAAACGCCTCGTATTACTATGAGCGCAGTGGTGTGGCGTACTATCCCACGCGTGAGGCCGTTCCGAGATCTTATTGGGGCAGTGGCAGTGCCTCTTACAGCCGCACGGAGGCCGAGGTGCAGCGTGCACTGGCGCGCCGCGGCTACTACCGCGGCCCCATTGACGGCGACATCGGCCCGGGTTCGAGGAGTGCCATTGCCCGCTATCAGGCAGACCATGGCATGCGCCCCACCGGCAGCATTACCTCGGGCCTTTTGAGATCGCTGGGTCTCTGAGCATGATGAATTTCTTCCACCTCCTTCTCTAACACACGGGCGGCCGGGTGATTCACAACTCGGCCGCAGCCGCTTCCAGCAGGATCCGCTCCGTCTCCTCCCAACCAAGGCAGGGATCGGTGATGGACTGGCCGTAGCTGAGCTGGTCGAGCGACTCCTGCAGGGCCTGGGCTCCTTCGACCAAGTTGCTCTCCAGCATGGCGCCGATCACGCCCTCCGTACCGGAGCGTCGCTGTTGGACGATGTCATGGAAGACAGCCGACATGCGGCGGAAATCCTTAGAGCAGTTCGCATGGCTCGCATCGATCATGACCACGGGGGGCAGGTGGTTTTTGTTGAGCAAAGCCAGGGTTTCGCGGACTGAACCCGCATCGTAGTTGGGCCCATTCTCCCCGCCACGCAGGATGACGTGGCAGTCGGGATTGCCTTCCGTGGCAACCACGCTGGCTCGGCCGCTTTCATCGATTCCCAGAAAAGTCTGAGGCTGGCGGGCTGTCTTGATGGCGTTGATCGCGGGCAGCACGCCGCCGCTGGTGGTGTTTTTAAAGCCAACCGGCATGGAGAGTCCGCTGGCCATCTGGCGATGGGTCTGTGATTCTGTGGTGCGGGCTCCAATGGCGCTCCAGCAAGTGAGGTCCGCGATGTACTGGGGGGTGATAGGGTCCAGCATCTCCGTGGCCGTGGGCAGGCCCAGATCGATGACTTCACGAAGGAAAGTGCGGGCGAGGCGCATCCCTTGGGGGATGTCATGGGTGCCGTCCAGATGAGGATCCATGATAAGCCCCTTCCAGCCGATGGTGGTGCGGGGTTTCTCGAAGTACACCCGCATTACCACCATGATGCGGTCTTTTACGCGATCAGCGAGCCCAGCCAGCTTCTGCGCGTACGCCTGGCCTGCCTTCAGGTCATGGATGCTGCACGGACCCACGATGACCAGAAAACGCTTGTCTGCCCCGGAGAGAATGCGGCTGATCTGCTGGCGGGATTTCGCCACAAAATCGGCATGGGCATCGCTCCTCGGGATCTCTGTGCAGAGCTCCTGCGGAGAAGGGAGGGCAGTATTGGTGCGAACGTGAACGTTGGAGACCTGGATCATGGCGGCCCTGCCAGCGTAGGGGTTGAGTGGTGAGATTCAAGTTCTCAGTTGGGGGGTGGGGGATGAGGCGCACCGTTCAGTGTCAAAGCGAGTCTGCCGCAGAGTAAAGGAGGCGGGGTCTCCGGCCCCGCGGTCTGTGGGAAGGGCGGAGCGGGAGGGGGATCAAGGGACGCTTGGCGCGTGAGCGGGGCTGGGAACCCCCGCCTCCTTTACGCACGAACAAGCGACGAGGTGACCTGGCCGCAGGTAAAGGAGGCGGGGTCTCCGGCCCCGCGGTCTGATGGGTGGCCGGAGCGGGAAGGGGATCAAGGGACGATTGCAGCGTGAGCGGGGCTAGGAACCCCCGCCTCCTTTACGCACGAACAAGCATCGAGGTGACTTGGCCGCAGAGTAAAGGAGGCGGGGTCTCTGGCCCCGCGGTCTGTGGGATGGGCGGAGCGGGAAGGGGATCAAGGGACGATTGCAGCGTGAGCGGGGCTGGGAACCCCCGCCTCCTGTATTCAAGAACAAGCATCGAGGTGACTTGGCCGCGGAATAAAGGAGGCGGGGTCTCCGGCCCCGCGGTCTGTGGGGTGGCCGGAGCGGGAAGGGGATCAAGGGACGCTTGGCGCGTGAGCGGGGCTGGGAACCCCCGCCTCCTTTACGCACGAACAAGCGACGAGGTGACTTGGCCGCAGAGTAAAGGAGGCGGGGTCTCTGGCCCCGCGGTCTGTGGGATGGGCGGAGCGGGAAGGGGATCAAGGGACGATTGCAGCGTGAGCGGGGCTGGGAACCCCCGCCTCCTGTATTCAAGAACAAGCATCGAGGTGACTTGGCCGCGGAATAAAGGAGGCGGGGTCTCCGGCCCCGCGGTCTGTGGGGTGGCCGGAGCGGGAAGGGGATCAAGGGACGCTTGGCGCGTGAGCGGGGCGGGGTCTCTGGCCCCGCGGTCTGTGGGATGGGCGGAGCAGGAAGGGGATCAAGGGACGATTGGAGCGTGAGCGGGGCTGGGAACCCCCGCTTTCTTTACACGGGAACAAGTGATAGGTGATCCGGGGAGCCTGCCATCTTAACAGCTTGCGTTGACAGTGGCGTCATGGAATTGCATATGGATAAAATGTATCCTGCAATGCCGCCCGATTACCTCGATCCCAATCTCGAGATCGCCAAACATGGGAAAGTGCTCCCTCATTGGCAGCAAGGCGAAGCGTATGTGTTTGTCACCTGGAGGCTGGCAGATGCCATCCCGAAGGAGAAGATGCTGCCTCTTGCGGCGTATCGAAAGACTTGGCTTCAGTTGCACCCTGAACCTTGGGACGCCAGGACTGAATGGGAGTATCACGAGACCTTCTCCAAGCAGATTGACGCA contains these protein-coding regions:
- a CDS encoding peptidoglycan-binding protein, with translation MKTLIPGSLSLLVFALAMALPASVEAKDKDKERRKAEKYYHSKYSHKHNKYHHDDRYVYLSRPRSSFVITLGTGYAGRGYYYGPPNASYYYERSGVAYYPTREAVPRSYWGSGSASYSRTEAEVQRALARRGYYRGPIDGDIGPGSRSAIARYQADHGMRPTGSITSGLLRSLGL
- a CDS encoding 3-deoxy-7-phosphoheptulonate synthase; the encoded protein is MIQVSNVHVRTNTALPSPQELCTEIPRSDAHADFVAKSRQQISRILSGADKRFLVIVGPCSIHDLKAGQAYAQKLAGLADRVKDRIMVVMRVYFEKPRTTIGWKGLIMDPHLDGTHDIPQGMRLARTFLREVIDLGLPTATEMLDPITPQYIADLTCWSAIGARTTESQTHRQMASGLSMPVGFKNTTSGGVLPAINAIKTARQPQTFLGIDESGRASVVATEGNPDCHVILRGGENGPNYDAGSVRETLALLNKNHLPPVVMIDASHANCSKDFRRMSAVFHDIVQQRRSGTEGVIGAMLESNLVEGAQALQESLDQLSYGQSITDPCLGWEETERILLEAAAAEL
- a CDS encoding peptidoglycan-binding protein, which gives rise to MNDMKTLMPTCIALAAFSFAAVSQSARAEDKVIDKGRRLAEKLLDATSEKDRDRDRDRSRDKDNDRDRDHRDRDRDGYYSRPASTFVVTLGNGYAGRGYYYGPPNAGYYYERSGVRFYRDRDAVPRQYWRSEWREPAASENYSRTEASVQRALAQRGYYRGPIDGDMGPGSRAAVARYQADKGMKPTGAINDSLLRSLGL